In Gossypium arboreum isolate Shixiya-1 chromosome 5, ASM2569848v2, whole genome shotgun sequence, a single genomic region encodes these proteins:
- the LOC128292907 gene encoding uncharacterized protein LOC128292907 → MLGDKTDEKRREKMEMLGDKTDEKHVPSSPYHRADDHTVEDGPPSPVSVLEQFFVEESVNSPSTVSLAAEPPVEPFCIDIKEHNATSLLESQLDLKSTAGTSKDK, encoded by the exons ATGCTTGGAGATAAAACAgatgaaaaaagaagagaaaaaatggAGATGCTTGGAGATAAAACAGATGAAAAACATGTTCCCTCCTCT CCCTATCATCGAGCTGACGATCATACAGTCGAAGACGGACCGCCAAGTCCTGTATCGGTTCTTGAACAGTTCTTTGTCGAAGAGAGCGTTAACTCTCCTAGCACTGTATCTCTAGCAG CTGAACCACCGGTCGAACCATTTTGTATAGATATCAAAGAACACAATGCAACTTCGCTATTGGAATCCCAGTTGGATCTGAAGAGTACTGCAGGTACTTCCAAGGATAAGTAA